A DNA window from Leishmania panamensis strain MHOM/PA/94/PSC-1 chromosome 27 sequence contains the following coding sequences:
- a CDS encoding hypothetical protein (TriTrypDB/GeneDB-style sysID: LpmP.27.1900), with the protein MVEQITNENLQILLTKLMTDRFCSQEASDLDACIQNFVPQHIDGSYVDQSLQRRGIKRCKPYQEVARRCLEDDKKQTAIFRAAAMAPTCKNEQRALQRCQRAKGRDCEAEALETVYCGMVYLVQRQKERQGSSVAPRLVE; encoded by the coding sequence ATGGTAGAGCAGATTACCAACGAGAATCTTCAGATTCTCTTGACGAAGCTGATGACAGATCGCTTTTGCTCGCAAGAGGCCAGTGACCTCGACGCGTGTATTCAGAACTTCGTGCCGCAGCACATAGATGGCAGCTACGTGGATCAGAGTCTCCAGCGGCGAGGGATCAAGCGATGCAAACCGTATCAGGAGGTCGCCCGTAGGTGTCTAGAAGATGACAAGAAGCAAACAGCCATCTTCCGCGCAGCCGCGATGGCGCCAACGTGCAAGAACGAGCAGcgggcgctgcagcgctgccagcgtGCGAAGGGGCGCGATTGCGAGGCCGAGGCGCTAGAGACGGTGTACTGCGGTATGGTCTACCTTGTGCAGCGGCAAAAGGAGCGCCAGGGTAGCTCTGTGGCGCCGCGCTTGGTAGAGTAG
- a CDS encoding hypothetical protein (TriTrypDB/GeneDB-style sysID: LpmP.27.1910), whose translation MNDFNDDDAAAAQRRVRPENSEQRNAEAPPPVEVFAAGAATGDSSAPLLYTAGVAASGDSSSAAALSSPRELLAHLALAMRYFTAPERTLQDEGVFGCSPDLDSDKDNGLYRRGSRSLSDCSSDDEVQGCECVMRKAASWAAPSVVLHQPVGPAAARVDAPLAQSGRSNSAAATPVPFAVTPPFGELADPSLASPYLPDVCTSAAARRAASLSGMSEAISTTLSLPPPPPLGFVIPAQVVWQADDAMVGRDLLVNDAALSSPSSLCFPAAATGGASPLTSDAQCAVERASIAPAASLHEAVRTRARAWWPASSVMPNTEQGPWDSGLPFNGRRRWQAAWTAHGEPATGGWDAEEPDEEAAAIWTENIFDEDGALCGVGLCLWLPCHAAMGLVAVVRCLRRFLAGRGTCAMTYSLLNSASESDGYDSGRDTIHSTEEEGDDQPGATGGTPSPFGAWSGMIPHVRRPLLSSSSNTQCGQRLLQRPGAVRPPRFAREDDERSANSEEGENIHDAAPLSLSSLPMSSSTQLPPGVTAAPRHQGLGEAAAADTVVTSSHCFLVLCSRLGASLRRGSLSCYRMLSSTVAYYNVFASQRTSVTPTPETGARDAANCHAMPGSSSLPPRLGKHTDAVASISEATRPPPPANAHSLSQPLLLDIAFVSQMFVLLQYVGLTILTATVLLLTVFLFDHFRVTYVEEETAACNRYPFENRIPPEVSFSLICLLLNGVLAVRYAVRAVRYEKGGLLIVQVVIVALQVCRATYFLLIAARSYTQASSVSSLSRPLWPLLITGLRRPIARIFSSGVDASGSEGALLHEHPTSTVGSVQQALLVLTCVNVGVSVSLFVAASLLSPWVYASFGWRRYAQGIVQVSLSRVRQRLTVLRACVKLDGVVTANAYLAAVFLLDSWPGQRKLLLMTLTIFALHYVLIPMLRRSRHWWPLLLAAGVLVTVSTYYVVVVGGALRNDQRLRSASNSPWHSNCYRDRLRECLYEVSCEHPVSIFRDAFATDGADDSHPSSRQLERARPPPPPPPPSSPAVARQRTFCCGATRGVPLLHGHLSARESLRTTSPSFALAVLSRLASSMQRVSNATDTYLPTHSTFPDYSRVQGCNAACFLAREEKDNVFFERSIAGCCAEYGQCRHKDGYRTYAVLLLLVLTVFSSVVRAVLLVVAWRRWVERDDVTIDHFVWEHLRRHHCSGYRRQRRRPRKGHGHRHQRADAAAAGVSDTPSPSPRRLRASYNAIIPASSPLPSLFPHLTQNLAWNVEQYAAWQQQQCAAESTIWREHGQP comes from the coding sequence ATGAATGACTTCAATGATGatgacgccgctgcagcgcagcgtcgcgTCCGCCCAGAAAATAGTGAGCAAAGGAACGCAGAGGCCCCTCCGCCTGTGGAGGTGTTCGCCGCAGGAGCCGCCACGGGTGACTCAAGTGCGCCATTGTTGTATACCGCCGGTGTGGCCGCGTCTGGTGACAGTtcatctgccgctgcgttgTCGTCTCCTCGCGAGCTTCTTGCACATCTAGCGCTTGCGATGCGGTACTTCACGGCACCAGAGCGAACGCTGCAGGACGAGGGTGTCTTCGGCTGCTCCCCTGATCTCGACTCTGATAAAGACAACGGACTGTACAGGagaggcagccgcagcctcAGCGACTGCAGTAGTGACGACGAAGTTCAGGGATGCGAGTGCGTCATGCGTAAGGCAGCTTCGTGGGCAGCTCCCAGTGTTGTTTTACACCAGCCCGTCggtcctgccgctgcccgcgTCGACGCACCACTTGCACAGAGTGGACGTagcaacagcgctgcagccacgCCCGTGCCCTTCGCGGTGACACCCCCGTTTGGGGAGCTGGCTGACCCCTCCTTAGCCTCGCCGTACCTTCCAGACGTTTGcaccagtgctgcagcgcggcgggcGGCCTCGTTGTCTGGGATGTCGGAGGCAATAAGCACCACGctgtcactgccaccgccgccgccgctcggCTTCGTCATTCCTGCGCAAGTCGTTTGGCAGGCTGACGATGCCATGGTAGGTCGTGACCTACTTGTCAATGATGCCGCACTCTCGTCGCCTTCATCGCTGTGCTttcccgccgccgccaccggtggCGCTTCTCCACTTACAAGCGATGCGCAGTGTGCTGTAGAAAGGGCATCTATAGCACCGGCAGCTTCGCTTCATGAGGCAGTGCGTACACGAGCCCGTGCGTGGTGGCCAGCATCTTCGGTGATGCCGAACACTGAGCAAGGGCCCTGGGACTCTGGATTACCATTCAATGGTAGACGCCGGTGGCAGGCGGCCTGGACCGCACACGGTGAGCCCGCCACTGGCGGGTGGGATGCCGAGGAGccggacgaggaggcggcggcgatttGGACTGAAAATATTTTCGACGAAGATGGCGCTCTCTGTGGAGTTGGGTTGTGTCTGTGGCTACCGTGTCATGCCGCGATGGGCCTTGTTGCGGTGGTCCGGTGCCTACGACGTTTCCTAGCTGGGCGGGGCACATGCGCGATGACTTATTCCCTACTCAATAGCGCGAGTGAGAGCGACGGCTacgacagcggcagagacACCATTCATAgcacggaggaagagggggacgATCAGCCCGGTGCCACGGGAGGAACACCATCCCCTTTCGGAGCGTGGTCGGGGATGATACCACACGTTCGTCGGCCTTTGCTCTCAAGCTCTTCTAATACGCAGTGCGgacagcggctgctgcagaggcCTGGCGCGGTGCGCCCACCGCGCTTTGCACGGGAAGACGATGAACGCAGTGCCAAcagcgaagaaggagagaacaTACATGACGCTGCCCCACTTTCTCTTTCATCGCTGCCGATGTCGTCCTCCACGCAGTTGCCGCCAGGCGTGACAGCAGCACCCCGACATCAGGGCCTCGgagaggccgccgccgcggacaCCGTGGTGACGTCGTCGCATTGCTTCTTAGTCCTTTGTTCTAGACTAggtgcgtcgctgcgtcgaggctctctttcctgctaCCGCatgctgagcagcaccgtGGCCTACTACAACGTCTTCGCTTCACAGCGCACGTCGGTGACGCCGACGCCTGAGACAGGCGCACGCGATGCTGCAAACTGTCACGCGATGCCTggctcgtcgtcgctgcctccACGCCTAGGcaagcacacagacgcgGTGGCGAGCATCTCTGAAGCGACACGACCACCTCCGCCCGCGAATGCCCACTCTCTGAGCCAGCCGCTACTGCTTGACATCGCGTTTGTCAGCCAGATGTTCGTGCTCCTGCAGTATGTGGGGCTCACGATACTCACCGCGACGGTGTTACTGCTGACTGTGTTCTTGTTTGACCATTTTCGTGTGACTtacgtcgaggaggagacggcggcgtgcAATCGCTACCCCTTCGAGAATCGCATCCCACCCGAAGTGTCCTTTAGCCTTATCTGCCTCCTGCTCAACGGCGTCCTTGCCGTTCGCTACGCGGTCCGAGCCGTGCGCTACGAGAAGGGCGGCCTCCTCATTGTGCAGGTCGTCAtagtggcgctgcaggtcTGCCGCGCCACTTACTTTCTTCTTATCGCTGCCCGATCCTACACGCAGGCGTCTTCCGTGTCGTCGCTTTCACGGCCGCTTTGGCCGCTGTTGATTACTGGTCTACGCCGTCCCATCGCCCGCatcttcagcagcggcgttgaTGCTTCTGGCAGCGAAGGTGCCCTTCTCCACGAGCACCCCACGTCGACGGTTGGGTCAGTCCAGCAGGCCCTCCTCGTGCTTACCTGTGTCAATGTTGGTGTCAGTGTGTCGCTCTTTGTtgctgcctcgctgctgtcgccgtgGGTGTATGCAAGTTTCGGCTGGCGGCGCTACGCACAGGGCATCGTGCAGGTTTCCTTGTCTCGCGTGCGGCAGAGGCTGACAGTGTTGCGAGCATGCGTGAAGCTTGACGGAGTCGTCACCGCAAACGCATACCTTGCTGCCGTGTTCTTGCTGGACAGCTGGCCAGGTCAGcggaagctgctgctgatgacACTCACCATCTTTGCGCTGCACTACGTCCTTATCCCCATGCTGCGGCGCTCACGGCACTGGTGGCCCCTTTTGCTCGCAGCAGGCGTTCTAGTGACGGTAAGCACCTACTACGTCGTCGTAGTTGGGGGTGCGCTCCGCAACGACCAGCGTCTGCGATCTGCATCCAATTCTCCATGGCACAGCAACTGCTACAGGGATCGACTGCGCGAGTGCCTCTATGAAGTTTCTTGCGAGCACCCAGTCAGCATTTTCCGCGATGCATTCGCCACAGACGGTGCTGACGATtcgcacccctcctcccgccaGCTTGAGCGGGcccggccgccaccgccgccgccgccgccgtcgtcgccagcGGTGGCTCGCCAACGCACCTTCTGTTGTGGTGCAACGCGCGGTGTACCACTGCTGCACGGACACCTAAGCGCGCGTGAGAGTCTGAGGACGACTTCGCCTTCCTTTGCGCTAGCGGTGCTTTCTCGATTAGCATCGTCGATGCAGCGCGTGAGCAACGCGACAGACACGTACCTGCCCACCCACAGTACGTTCCCTGACTACTCCCGAGTACAGGGGTGCAACGCAGCATGCTTTCTTGCgcgggaggagaaggacaaCGTTTTCTTTGAGCGAAGCATCGCTGGCTGCTGTGCCGAGTACGGTCAGTGCCGACATAAGGATGGCTATCGTACGTACGCAGTGCTTCTACTATTGGTGCTAACGGTCTTCTCCTCCGTTGTCCGAGCGGTCTTGCTCGTCGTTGCATGGCGGAGATGGGTGGAGAGGGATGACGTAACGATTGATCACTTTGTCTGGGAGCATCTTCGTCGTCATCATTGCAGCGGGTACCGACGACAACGCCGGCGTCCCCGTAAAGGGCACGGTCATCGCCACCAACgtgctgatgctgccgctgcaggtgtCAGTGACACCCCTTCTCCATCGCCACGTAGGTTGCGTGCATCGTACAACGCCATCATTCCAGCGTCATCACCGCTACCGTCACTTTTTCCACATCTCACGCAGAACCTCGCGTGGAATGTGGAGCAGTATGCCgcttggcagcagcagcagtgtgcTGCCGAGAGCACAATCTGGCGAGAGCATGGGCAACCTtga